The following is a genomic window from Desulfonatronum thiosulfatophilum.
ACCAAGGTTACGTCGCCCCGCAGCGCGGATTTGGGGCCGTGCAGCACCGCGCCCAGGGTGAGGGCGCCCTGGACATCCGTGGTAAAGAGGTGGAGGGGCAGGTTTTCCACGCCCAGGCGCAGATCCGCCGTTTCCCCGGAAAGCTGCGCCTCCGCGCGGACAATGGCCGATCCAAATTCCAGAAGCAAGGGGGAGGCTGACAGGTCGTCTCCAGCCATGGTGATGGTCACCGGATCGGCCAGGACAAGATTTTGCCCGGCCCAGGCTCCGGTCAGGTTTTGCAGGCGGATCGTGCGTCTAGCGTCCACTTCGGCGGAGGTTGCCTGTATTCGGAGATCGAACGGATGAAGGGCATGGCCTTGTGCCGCGGCGTTCAAGGCGATGTCGGCAAGAGTGCCCTTGGCTTCGGCTTCCAGGACGTCCACCCGGTTCTCGCCGGCCTGAAAACCTTGGGTCGCCACGGAGGCGTCCAGGTGCGGCGGGCCGGCAACTCCGAGAACATCCCGGGCCTGGGCCTGGAGAGACATGTGGGAGAGGGTTCCGAAGTCGGCTAGAAGATTGTCCAGAACAAGACTGAGCTGGACGTTCTGGCTTGGGCCGTCCGGTTGGAGGTCGAGCTGAAGATCCAGCGCTCCGGCCATATTTTGCCCGGCAAGCGCGCTCAGGGGCCCGATATCCCTGATCCGGCCTTCAAGTTGGGCCGTCACGAGCTGTGTGTTGAGATCAATGTCGCCGCTGCCGGACAGCGTGCCCTCGGGGAGGGTGAGGGTCAATCCGGAAAGGCGGAGTAGATTGTCGTCCAGGGCAAAGTCTGTTTCCGCGAAAAGATCGGTCTGCATCGGCGATGCGGAAAGGGAGAGCGAGCCTTGGGGACTGCCGGGCAACGCGTCCGCGTGCAAAACGAGCCGGAGGGGAAAGGCGTCCAGGTCGGCTACCTGAAGGTTCTCGCTGAACAGATCGCCATCCAGGGAAAGATTTCCGCCGACAGCACCGTGAACCCGGACTTCCAGTACGGCTGCACCGCCCAAATCCAGTTCCGGATCCGGCGAGGCCAGGGATAGGTCCGGCAGTTCCAGGACAGCCTGTGCCGTAAGTTCCCGGGTGTCGAGAACATAAGCGACATCGGCCATGAGATCCAAACCCTCGGCGTGCAACGAGATGTTGTCAGCCTGAATGCGGTGGAGACCGGATCGAGATGGATCATCCACGTCCGAGAGCAGGCTGATCCGGGTGGCCAGATCGATCCGCTCGCCCAGCAACCGGGGCAGAGGATCCGGCAGTCCGCTGGTTTGTTCCAGGGCAGCTTGCACGTCCAGCTGGAGGTCCATGGGCTGCACCACGCCCTGTGCCGTGATCTGAAGATCGAGCAGTCCGGCGTAGTCCTGGCCGTGCAGAGCCAGCCAGGGCTGGATGCGGGTCGGCAGAAGGTCGAGGCGGGCTTCCAGGTGGTTCCGGTCCAGGGCGTACCCGCCCTCTGCCTGAAGCGCCAGGCCGTCTCCGCGCAGTGTCAGGGACTTCAGATCCAGGAAAGTATCACCCAGCCGATACTGCAGATCAAACTCCGATGTCAGCTCGGCCGGCAAAGCCGTGTTCGGCACGTCCACGCCGTGAGCCTGCAACGTGCCGCTGGCCGCTATGTCCTGGCGGTCATTCCACTGTTGCTGGCCGAATTGAATCGAGGAAGTCAGTTCCAGCTCGGCGATCCGGGCCGGATCGGCCGCGAATTCGGTCAGGTTCAGGACGAGTTCGATGTCCGGAGCGGTGAATGGGCCGTCAAAACGGCTGTGCAAGAGAATCTCCGGCCCCAGTTCCACACCTGTGAGATCACCCAAAGGCGCCGTGTCCCGCACTGTTGCCTGGAGTCCGCCACGCAAGGCGGACTGGCGCAAATCCAAATGGGCGTCCAGGATCAGCTCCAATAACGGGTTGCGCAAGGAGACTTCGTTCAGTTCAACCTGTTGCGTGCCCGGCATGGCGGCAAGGATGCGGAAGGATGTGCGGGGGAGATAGGCATCTGCCGGATGGGGCAGCAGGGAGGAGTCCAGGAAAAAATCACCGTTCCAGCTCAGGCTCGGGTAATCCTGCCAATCCAGGGCAAGATAGCTTTCCACGGAAATCAGCTGCCCGGCCTGGACATGAAATGTTCCGCTCCATGCGGCCGGGGGACCGTCCCCGTCCAGGAGCAGTGCCAGCGGCGTGGTCTCGGGCAGTCCGAGTAATGGTGCCAGGGAGCCTTGAGGGTCGGTGAAATCGGCACGTAATGTAAGCAGGTTCGTGTCCTGGGCGAATTCGGCATGCAGGGTGAGCTGGCCGGCTTTTCCGGCCGGTCCGGCCATGGAATCAAGCCGCAGGTCGACCCGCGCTTCGTGGCTGTCCGCAACCAGTTCCGCCTGGAGCTGCAGAACAATGCGCTCTCCGGCCACGGCTTCGGCCAGGATGATTTCCCGGACAGCCAGGTGTTCAAGGGCTATCCGCGGGAAGGCATCCGGCAGATCAACGCCCTGAGACGGTTCCCGCGGTTCGCGCTCGGTTTGTTCCCCAATGGGCGTGCGCAGCATTTCAAGACGCGTCGCGCTGAGTTCATGGATGCGCAGCCTGGCCGCCAGCAGGTCCCTGCCGGACCAACGCAGCGCGAGATCTTCGAGCTCCAGCCATGGCCCTTCGGCATCGGCCAAACGCAGTTCGTCCAGGCGCAGGTCAAACGGGAACCGGCCGTGCAGCCCGTTCAGGGTAATGTTCTGCCCGCCCACATCGGCCAGGGTGCGATTCAGAAGCCCCTCAGCGCGTTCCAATCCGTAATCCGTGCGCAGGAAAAGAATTGTCGCGACCAGCATGAAGATCACCAGCAGCGGCGGAACAAGTAAAAGATATACCCACCAGCGACGCCGCTTCGGAGTCGATTCGTTCATTTCCATATCAACACCAATTTTGCCATCTCCACCACAATCCCCGACCGAATCGAAATCGAAATCGAAATCGAAATCGAAATCGAAATCGAAATCGAACTGACTCTATGGAATTACATGTTTATCGTTCATGGAAGCCGAAAAATCCGGCTGAAGCAATGTAAGCGTACGGTAACCAATAGAAACATGCTTTGATAGCTATCCTTGCGCCGGATGCGGCTGTTTAAGCCGCTTTTGGTCAGCAAAGTCAAAACGCCTGACCAATACTGACATACACCTGAAAGGCATCATCTCTGTCCCGCCTGTTCAGCGGGAAGCCAACGTCCAGGCGAATGGGCGCGAAATCCGTGTAGTAGCGTGCGCCCAGCCCGGCGCCCCACATGAAATCTTCGTTGAACCGCAGCTCGGACTCTGAGAATACCTGGCCTCCGTCCAGAAATGCGACCAATCCGAAATTGTTCTTCAGGCGTAGGCGCAGTTCCATGCTGGTTTCCACCATGCTGCGGCCGCCAATGATCGTACCGTCGAGTTCGGGGCCGATGGATTGGTACGCATAGCCGCGGATCGAACCTCCGCCGCCGGCGTAGAAGCGCTGGTTCGGGGGCAGACTGAGATTGCCCTCGCCCATGATCGATCCCAGGGCTCCCCGTGCTGCGAGAACCAATCGCTCTTCGGCCATCAAGGGGAGGTAGGCGCTCAGCCCGCTGAAGAGCTTGAAGAACATGGTACTCATGTCCAAGGTGTCGATAAAGGGTTCCGCCCGCAGTTGCACCCGCCATCCCGATGAAGGGTTGAGAATATCGTTACGCCTGTCCCAGGTCAGTTCGCCGGGAGTGGAAAACAGGCCGTAGGTCTGGGTCGTACCCAGCTGCGTCGTTTCCGTGAGCAGGTAATTGGCGCCGAGACTGGTGTACCAGAATTCATCCAGCTGGCGACTCATCTTCACGCCCAGGGCAATGAGCTTGCTTTCCAGGGCTTCCGTCTTTTCCCGTCCGATGTTGGCCATGAATTCCAGCTGTGATTTTTCCATAAAATCGGGAAAGGTGAAGTCCGCGGTAAGCATTTCCCTTTTTTCGGCCAGATCCAGCCTAGTGCGCAGGCGCTCTCCCTGGCCGAAAATGTTGCGATGCTCCCATTCCAGCGTAGCGCCGAGACCGGTATCCGTTTCGTAGGATACTCCTGCCTTGACCGTTCGGGGGACCCGTTCGACCACGGTAATGGTGATGGGCAGGGTCTTCTCGCCGTCAGGACCGCGTTGGGGGGTATCCGCATGCGAAACATCCACCATGGTGAACAGGCCGGTCGGCATCAAGTCTGACCGAATTCGGTTCAGCAGGGAGGCTTGATAGAGCTGGTCCTCCGACCAAGGCGCCTTGTTCATGATATAGTCGAGATGTACCCGCTCCAAGCCCTGGACGATGATCGGGCCGAAGCGGACCATTGGTCCCGGGTTGAAGGAGTAAGTAACGGTTATGGTCCGGAGTTCGTGGTCCACCAGGGCTTCTTTGAGCGCCACCTGGGGAAAGGGATGGCCGTGTTCCCGAAAATAACCCCGTAACTCGCTCACGCCCTGTTCAATTTCCGGAGCGCGGGCCCTGCTGTTCAGGTTCAGGTTCACGGTTTCAGCGTCGAGCGGAGGCAGATCCGCTTCCAGCTCGGGAAGCGGGCCGTCAAAATGCACGGCTTGCAGGGTATAGGCAGGTCCGGGACGCACCAGGAAGACGACCCGAGGCGGGGATTCATCGTAATTGACCTGTACCTCCACCTGGGCGTCGTAATATCCTTCGGATCGCAGTCCGCGCTGCAGGTTTTGAATGTCGCTTCTGGCTCGACGCTCGAGCATTTCAGGAGTGGCTGGCAGTCGCTCGCGCAGGGCGTAGGTTTCGGAGACGAATTGCAGCACCTCCGTCAGCCCGTTGTCCAGTTCCCCCCGAAATTCCACCCGATAGGCATCCGAGCCGAACAGGGACTGCTGCAGGGGATCGGGGAGAATGTCCCGAAAAGCATCAAACTGAGCCAATGCCAGGCCGGACATCAGGACCAGACCGGCAAAGGCAAGAAGGCCGACGCGAACAAGTGCTTGTATCAAAGGTGGTTTCTCGCTGATCAGGTAAGATAATTTATTGTGAAGCTCTGTCTTGAGTCGGCTTCGTAGCATCGAACCATTGCGTGAATAACAACCATTTTTACTTCATGAGTCCTGCAATGGTTCTATGAACGAATTCTGACTCAGTCAAACACGCGAGACCGCAAATCAAGGCAGCCGGAACGTTTCTTGTCTGCCGCAAGATTTTCTGAAGTGATATCTTTAATCTATATCCGAATGGCATAAATTCAAGAATTTCTGTCAAAAGGTTCAGCCTGATTTGTTTGAGCCGTGCGCAGAGTTTCGAAGCCTTCCCCTTGATGGACCGTGAGCTGGTTGAAGGGGATCACCCAGCCACGTTCGTTGCAGACCTGCACGCAGGCCTGCTGGATGATGCGCCCGACGGCCCAGTACGAACCTGCCGCACTGCCGCGCATCATCACGTAGATCAGGTAGTCCAGGGACGATGATCCGGCTTCCTTGAAATCTACAAGCACGGATTCCAGACTCTCGTCGAATGAACGTCGCAGGGCCTGGGTCACGGCGGCTTCAAAAACGCCTGGAACTTCATCCAGGCAGATGGCCTGATGCTGGTAATCGATACCGAAGGTCACGGCAAAGCCGAATCCGTTGCGGGACAGGTTACGGGGAGAAGAACCCAGGAAAGAACCGGTGGAGAAAGTGCGAACCGAGCCGACATGCTTGACCTGGACCACTTCCGGTGTCTGCAGCAGGACTTGGCCGTAGGTGCCGTCGGCGAGCATGACGAACTCGCCTTGTCGCGTGGGAAACCACGGCTCATCCGGTTCGTCCGGACGGGAGACCATCCCGGACAGTTCCGCGAGGGGGCGGCGCAGGATGCCGCCTTGCAGTTCCGGATTGACCAGGGTGGAGTACATGTTCAGATTCTTGATCTCCCAGGGCACGCCGTTCAGGAGGATTCGTTCTCCTTCCCGGACCGGCCCCATGTCCAATAACATCCGGACTTCGGTCATGAAGCGAGGCAGGTAGGTTCGGGAGCCCACTGCTATCAGCACGAGAATGATCATGGCAAAGCCAAGCAGCAGCCAGTCCCCGGAAACATAGAGGACAAGGAGCAGAACGCACAAGGCCGCGAGTACCGAAAAAACCTGGTAGCCGACGGTCATCAGTCGGGCGTAGGGTTTGCGTTTTACAGGCGGCTGATTCTCTTTTCCGCGCTGAATGACCTTGGGCAAGGTCTGCAGGAGGAACCAGATGCCGCCGGTGGCGACAATCGCCAGCAGCAGGATCAATCCTCTGCCATGGACAAAGGACAGCAGGCCCTGATGGAGCATGCTCCAGAATGTATCCTGTTCTTCCCGCAATTCCCGCAACTGAAAATTCAGTAATTCGATTTCCAGCAGCAGGTCGGACCTGCGCTGAAGCCATGATTTCTCCAGGGCTTGCAGGCGCTGCAGAAGTTGTTTGTCCTCGACCGCGGCACTGACATTGGCGATGTTGGCCAGGGCTCGTTCGACAACGTTCAGCCTGGCCCTGTCCTGCGCGATCTGCCGATTCAGACGTTCGATGGTCCGCGGCGCCTCGGTGAACCCTTTGATCTGCTCCAGGAAGGGTTCAATAATATCGAAGAGTTCTTGTTGCCAGTTGAAGGGGGCGTCGGGTTCGTCCTTGAAGATATTGCTGTCGATGCCTCCGGTGGCAATGGATTCAAAGGTGATCCTGGAGGCCAGGATCAAGCGTTCCAGTTCAACGATGTCCGCTTCCAGTTCGGCCCGCTCGGACGCTGTTTGGGCGTCGGCTGCCTGCAGTCGCAATTCGTTGAGATGATTGCGACGCTCATCGATGGACCGGGCAATACCGGCCAGCTGGGCACGTACCGTCTCCAGTCTGACTTCCAGGTTCTGGTTGACGGCCGGTTCTTCCGCGGGCACCGCTGGTGCGGGTTGTACCAACGTTTCATTCAGAACTGCGCCAGAGTTTTCGCGGACTTCGGCAACTGCCTGGAAGCCGACAATAAAAAATAGAGTCAGGGTTAAAAGCAGGAGCAGGCGGAATGGATGCAATGCCTTCAGTATGGTCATGAAGCTTCTCCTGAGATTAATTCGTCTTATAGACTTGGCTGATCTTGTACGGCGCATGCAGCGGTGAAAACTGCTGCACCTTGGAAGATATGGGCGCATTCACGGGATGCGTGCAATGGATGCCGAAAGTTGTGCACTCGGTCGGTGGTTCCGGGAATCATTTGAAAGCAGGAAGGGTGCAGCAAAACAAGGGGGTGTTGCGGACGGAGCGCTTGAACATGATTGTTGAAGAGAGTACAAACTGAAAAGTAGTTGACAAGGCAATCAATCCTCCTCATTTACCTCACCGTTTCGGTTTTCGCAACCAGGACTTCCCAAAATCAACCAATCCCCAAGGTGGGCTCGCATGTATCTGTTCATGATAATAAAAGGATCGTCCCTTTGCCGGTCGATGCTGCTGGCCGTAATGAGCATGGCCCTGCTTGGCGCATGCTCAAATTCTTTGGGGGATGTCCCCGACGAACCAACCAATCTTCCTCGCAAAGTGAATGTGGTCGTACAGGAAGTATCTCCAACTGAACTCAGGGATGTGGTCGTCCTGCCCGGCACGGCGGAGCCCTGGCTGAGCGTTGATCTGGCCGCGGAAACCGCGGGCCGGGTTGAAAAATTGTCCGTGCGCGAGGGAGATCGCGTCACGCCCGGGCAGATTCTGGCGCAGATCGAGGTCACGGCCCTGGCGGCCGGCAGGGCTCGAGCCCAGGCGGCGTTTGATCTGTTCGAGGAACAATTACGTCGCCGAGAACGTCTATACAAGGACAATATCATCTCCGAGGAAGAACTGGATCAGGTTCGCAGCGGAAAGGTCCAGGCCCGGGAGGAATTGCGGCAGGCCGAAATTGAGTACGGTCGCGGCCTTGTGCGGGCGCCGGGCGCAGGTCGGGTGAACAACATGCGGACCGAAGTCGGCGAATTCGTGGATCGGGGACAGGGGATCATCGAGTTGGTGGATATCGATAAAATCAAGGTTCAGGTTCAGGTTCCGGAGATGGACGTGCGGTTTCTGAACGTCGAACAGCCTGCCGCGGTGATCGTGGACGCCTTCTCGGAGCAGACATTCTCCGGGATTGTCGACTTCATCGCCTATCGGGCCGATCCCGCCACCAGAACCTTCCGGACCCAGGTGGTGGTGGAAAATCCTGACGGAACGATCCGCCCGGGGATGATCGCCCGGGTGATGTTCGTCCGCCAGGTGATTCCGGACGCCGTGACCATACCGTTGTCCGCCATGATCGACAGGGGCGGGGAACGGCTCGTCTACGTGGAGGAGGACGGCGTTGCCAGAGCCCGCAATGTCTCCATCGGCGTGATCGAACGCGACCGCATCCAGATCACCCGAGGATTGGAACCTGGCGACCGCCTGATCGTTGCCGGTCATCGCGAGGTGGAAGAAGGGACGGCGGTGGTGGTGCAATGATCGTCAACTCCTGGGCCCTGCGGCGACAAGCTACGGTCCTGACCCTGCTGGTGATCCTGGTGATCATCGGCGTGCATTCCTATCGGACCCTGCCCCGGGAAGCCTTTCCGGACATCACCATTCCCTACGTGTTTGTGACCACCACCTATGAAGGCGTGGCGCCGGAGGATATGGAGACGCTGATCACCATGCCCATCGAGCGCAAGCTCAAAGGGTTGGCCGGGGTGGAGGAAATCCGGGCCAGTTCGGCCGAGGGTCTGTCCACGGTGGCGGTGAAGTTCATCCCTTCGGTGGATATCGACGACGCCCTGCAGAAGGTCCGGGTCAAGGTGGATCAGGCCAAGGCGGATCTGCCGTCGGACCTGGAGGACGACCCGGTGGTGGAGGAGGTCAACTTCTCGGACATCCCGGTGATCCGGGTGGTGCTCTCCGGCCCCTATTCCCTGGCCCGGCTGAAGACCTGGGGCGAGGATCTCAAGGACCGAATCGAGACCATTCCCGGCGTGCTGAACGTCCTGGAAAGCGGTGGACTGGACCGGGAAATCCGGGTGGAATTCGACCTGGACCGAATCCGGGCCTACAACGTTCCTTTTTCCAGCATGATCCAGGCCGTGACCCAGAGCAACGTGAACATGCCCGGCGGAAGCATGGACATCGGCGAGACCCGCTATCTGGTCCGGGTGCCCGAGGATTTCAAGCATCCCGCGGAGATCTTCTCCATCGTGGCCTTTGTCCGGGATGGAAAGCCGGTCTACCTGCGGGACGTGGCCCGGATCGAGGACACGCACAAGGACCCCCTGACCCGCAGCCGGATCAACGGACGAGCCAGCGTGACCCTCTCCGTGCAGAAACGCAGCGGTGAGAACATCGTGCGCATCTGCGACGAAGTGCGGGCCCTGGTGGCGCAGGCCGTGCCGGATCTGCCTCCGGACCTGCAAGTGGACATCACCTCGGACATGTCCGAGGACGTCCGCGAAATCGTTGCTGACCTGGAAAACAACATCCTCACCGGCCTGATCCTGGTGCTGGCCGTCATCCTGGCCTTCATCGGCGGCAGATCGGCCATCTTCGTGGCCCTGGCCATTCCCTATTCCATGTTCATCGGCTTCGCCCTGTTGGCCGGGTTCGGAATCACCCTGAACATGGTCGTGCTCTTTTCCCTGATCCTGGCCCTGGGCATGCTCGTGGACAACGGCATCGTCATCGTGGAGAACATCTACCGGCACATGCAGGAGGGCCGTCCCCGGGAGGTCGCGGCGCGCATCGGCACGGATCAGGTGGCCTGGCCGGTGATCACGGCCACCTTGACCACGCTATCCGCGTTCATCCCGCTGCTTTTCTGGCCGGGAATCGTCGGGGAATTCATGAAGTTCCTGCCCAAGACCCTGATCATGGTTCTTTCGGCCTCGCTGTTCGTGGCCCTGGTGGTCAATCCGGTGCTTTCGGCCCGCTACCAGACCGTGCGGCGGCCTAAAATCAGCGATGTGGACGATCCTGACCAACCCGTGCGCGAAGTCTGGGTCAAGCGGGCCTATCTGAGGCTGCTGGAATGGTCGCTCGGTCATCGTTTGATCGTGCTGTCCATCGCCGTACTGCTCCTGGCTGCGTCTATGGTCGGGTTCGGGATCTGGGGCAAGGGCGTGGAGTTCTTTCCGGAAACCGATCCGAACCGGGCCTTCGTGCACATCCGGGCGCCGGAAGGCACCAGTCTGGACGCCTCGGACCGGCTGGTGGCCCAGGTGGAAGAGATCGTCATGGAATACGACGACATCAAGTTCGTGATCGCCAATATCGGCTCCGCCGGCGGCGATCCCTTCTCCGCCGGTGGGCCGGGCACTCATTTGAGTCGGGTGGCTCTGGACTTTGTGGATTTCCATGACCGTTCCCGGTCCTCGGCCAAGACCCTGGACGAGATTAGGGAGCGGGTGCTTGCGGCCATTGCCGGGGCCGAAGTCCAGGTGGAGGCCGAGGAGGGCGGACCGCCTACTGGACCCGCCGTGAACATGGAAATCAGCGGCAGGGACATTCATGTGCTGGGAGAACTGGCCGCCCAGGTGCGCAGAACCATCCGGGACGTTCCCGGACTGGTGGATCTGAAGGACAATTTCGTCCACGGCCGTCCGGAAATCCGGATCAACGTGAACAAGGAAAAAGCGGCGCTCCTCGGCCTGGACACCTACACCATCGCCTACACCGTGAAGGCCGCCGTGGGCGGCGTGCGTGTGGGCGTGCTGCGCGACGACCGGGACGAATACGACATCACGGCCCGGCTGCCGGAAGAGGCCAGGGATTCCCTGGAATCCCTGAAACGTTTGACGGTGTCCGGCCCCCTGGGCGAACCTATCCCCCTGACCAGCGTGGCGGAAGTGGAACTGGGCAGCGGCGTGGGCGACATCATGCGCCTGAACCAGCGCCGGGTGGTCACGGTTTCGGCGTCGGTCTCCGGAAGGCTGGCCAACGACGTGCTCCGGGAGATCGAACTGCGCCTGGCCGACTTCGAGTGGCCCCGGGGTTATACCTACCAGTTCACCGGAGAGCAGGAGGAGCAGGCCAAGGCTCAGGAGTTTCTGAGCAAGGCCTTCATGGCCGTGCTGTTCCTGATCTTCCTGATCCTGATCACCCAGTTCAATTCCATCATTCCGGGCCTGATCATCCTGGCATCGGTGCTCTTTTCGCTGATCGGAGTCTTTCTCGGTCTGTTGGTCACGGGCACGGCCTTCGGAATCATCATGACCGGCATCGGCGTGATCAGCCTGGCCGGCGTGGTGGTGAACAACGCCATCGTGCTCATCGACTACTACATGCAGCTCCTGGCCAGGGGCATGGAACGCAAGGACGCCCTGCTGCGCGCGGGCATGGTCCGCTTTCGGCCGGTAATGCTTACGGCCATTACCACCATCCTCGGCCTGATGCCCATGGCCACCGGCGTCAGCTTCGACTTCAGGAGCCTGTCCTGGAGCATCGGCGGGGAATCCGCCCAATGGTGGGGTCCCATGGCCGTAGCCGTGGTCTTCGGCCTGGCCGTGGCCACGCTCCTGACCCTGGTGGTCGTTCCCGTGCTCTGCTCTCTGTCCAAGGGCCTGCCGAAGGTGGCGCAGGGTCTGTACGGGGGGAGGGATCAGGATCCGGTGTAGGAGTGTATCACCTTAATCCTCTGTAGCCGGCAATTCGCTTCCAACTACTCAGCTGCGTTCCGGCTTGTCTCGATTTTTCGGCCTCGCAACTCCTTCGCCGGCTTCGTAACATCGAACCATTGCCCGAATAAACAACAATCGGCGCTTCAGACGTCCGGCAATGGTTCGATGAACGAATCCTGGCTCAGTCAGACAAGCGATGCCAAAAAATCGAGACAAGCCGGAACACGACATGTCTTGCCATGAAAATGTGCTGAGCAATTACATTCGCTTTCTCAACCCAAGGCAAACCTCCGGCTGGTCAAGGCGCCCAGGAGTTGCTGGTCGTGGCTGGCGATGATCATGGCGCAGGGGGTGGTTTGCAGTGCTTGCAGAAACAGTTCGCGTGAAATTGTATCCAGGTCGTTGGTGGGTTCGTCCAGGAGCAGGGCCTGGGGTTGCATGACCAGGACCGTGGCCAGGCAGACCAGGCGTTTCTGGCCGCCGGAGAGGGTGTGGGGCTGGCGATGGGCGAGGTGGGAGAGGTTCAACGAATCCAGCATGGCCAGGGCGGCATTCCGGGCTTCGGTTTGCGAGAGTCCCTGGTTCAGCGGGCCGAAGGCCACGTCCTCCAGGACCGTGGGCGAGAAGAGCTGGTCGTCGGGGTTCTGGAAGACAAAGCCCGCAAGTCGGCGCAGGCGGGCAAGGTCGCTGGACGTGCGCACGGGCTGACCTTGCAACAGCAGAGCGCCTTTGCGTAGCGGAACAAGGCCGACCAGGCTGAGGAGCAGGGTTGTCTTGCCGCTGCCGTTGGGCCCCATGAGACCGACGCGTTCGCCTGGCAGCAGGGCAAAGTCGATGTCTTTCAGAACGGGTTGCGATCCTTGGGGATACTGAACACTCGCGCCTTGCAAGGCCAGCAGAGGTGTAGCGCTCACCAGGGCCACCGGTCGTGCAGGCTGATGAGCAGCGGTGGAACGCACAGCCCCAGGGCCGGATAGACGTCGGCCCGGTTCCAGGGGGGAGCGAACAGAGGGCGAAAATGGCCGCTGAAACCCCGCAGGAGCATGGCTGAGTGGATGCGCTCGGCCCGGGCCAGGCTGCGAATCAGGGTCTGGCCGAAGAGTACGGCATAGGTCTGGTAGGTGTGCAGGGTGCATCGGGGATGGAAGCCTCGGGCCAGGACGGTGCGGTGCAGGCGCTGGAATTCTTCGATCACCAGAAAAATCTGCCGGAAGGTGAATGCCAGGAGCAGGGTCAGCTTGCGGGGCAAGCCCAGGCCCTGCAGGGCCTGGGCCAGGACGGGCACGCTGGAGGTGCAGGCCAGGGCCATGAAAATCAGCAGCAAGGCATTGCCCTTCAGAAAGATGCGTAGAGCCAGGGACAGGCCGTCGTGGCTGAGTCGGGAGAAGTAATCCAAGGACTCGCCGGGGTAGGTCAAACCGAGAACCAGCCCCAGGACAAGAAAAAAAATGTTGGCCGGAGCCAGGCGCAGGAGCACGGAGCTGATTTGCAGGCGTGCGATGAATACAAGTCCTGCTCCGAAAAGCAACGCGGACAAGGCTGCTGCATGGCCCTGGACGGCGGAAACAGACGTCAGGCAGAGGCCCATGCTGAGGATCTTGATCCGGGCGTCCATACGATGGAGCAGGCTTTGCCCCTGGCTGAAGGGTTCGCTGATCAAGTTGCTTGCCGCAAGTTTTTGCGCATTTTGGGGTTACGTGTTCTGGCTACGGGGGGCGAGTTCCTGCCGGGGTTTTCTTCTGAGTGCGTTACGCCGCTGCCGCACTGGGGTGCGGCGCTCCCAGGGTTTATGTCATTGCTTGCCGCAGTTTGCGCAGTTCGGAGAAGGCTATTTGCGGCGCAGGAGCCAGGCGCCCAGGCTGGCCAGGCCGATGATCCAGCCGATGCCGCCGATGATTTCCGGGATGCCCGGACCGGTCTGGCTCAAGGCTAAAATGTCACGGCGCAGAGGAGCTATTTCCTGACGTACGGCATCCTGCACGAGTCTCTGGAGCAGAGCCTCATCCAGACCGGATATTCCCGGCTGGTGCTGTTTGGCGTCCCCGGCCGGCACGGTTTTTTCCGTCAGCTCCTCGCTGATGAAAGGCCGCAAATCTTCGGCGGGGATGGTCTGTCGGGCCACATGACCGGCACCGTCGGAGGCGGTGACCAGAAGTGGCGCTCCCCGACGCAGGATCTCCTGTGGGAGAATGGTCTCAAAATAGCCCTGCTCATCCGTAGTGCCGGTGAGGAGTGTTTCCCCGCTAACCGCATCGTCGACGATGATCTGCATTTCCGCGGCGAACTGTCCCGTGCCGAAGGCGGCCTCGGCCATGAG
Proteins encoded in this region:
- a CDS encoding efflux RND transporter permease subunit, which translates into the protein MIVNSWALRRQATVLTLLVILVIIGVHSYRTLPREAFPDITIPYVFVTTTYEGVAPEDMETLITMPIERKLKGLAGVEEIRASSAEGLSTVAVKFIPSVDIDDALQKVRVKVDQAKADLPSDLEDDPVVEEVNFSDIPVIRVVLSGPYSLARLKTWGEDLKDRIETIPGVLNVLESGGLDREIRVEFDLDRIRAYNVPFSSMIQAVTQSNVNMPGGSMDIGETRYLVRVPEDFKHPAEIFSIVAFVRDGKPVYLRDVARIEDTHKDPLTRSRINGRASVTLSVQKRSGENIVRICDEVRALVAQAVPDLPPDLQVDITSDMSEDVREIVADLENNILTGLILVLAVILAFIGGRSAIFVALAIPYSMFIGFALLAGFGITLNMVVLFSLILALGMLVDNGIVIVENIYRHMQEGRPREVAARIGTDQVAWPVITATLTTLSAFIPLLFWPGIVGEFMKFLPKTLIMVLSASLFVALVVNPVLSARYQTVRRPKISDVDDPDQPVREVWVKRAYLRLLEWSLGHRLIVLSIAVLLLAASMVGFGIWGKGVEFFPETDPNRAFVHIRAPEGTSLDASDRLVAQVEEIVMEYDDIKFVIANIGSAGGDPFSAGGPGTHLSRVALDFVDFHDRSRSSAKTLDEIRERVLAAIAGAEVQVEAEEGGPPTGPAVNMEISGRDIHVLGELAAQVRRTIRDVPGLVDLKDNFVHGRPEIRINVNKEKAALLGLDTYTIAYTVKAAVGGVRVGVLRDDRDEYDITARLPEEARDSLESLKRLTVSGPLGEPIPLTSVAEVELGSGVGDIMRLNQRRVVTVSASVSGRLANDVLREIELRLADFEWPRGYTYQFTGEQEEQAKAQEFLSKAFMAVLFLIFLILITQFNSIIPGLIILASVLFSLIGVFLGLLVTGTAFGIIMTGIGVISLAGVVVNNAIVLIDYYMQLLARGMERKDALLRAGMVRFRPVMLTAITTILGLMPMATGVSFDFRSLSWSIGGESAQWWGPMAVAVVFGLAVATLLTLVVVPVLCSLSKGLPKVAQGLYGGRDQDPV
- a CDS encoding efflux RND transporter periplasmic adaptor subunit, which gives rise to MYLFMIIKGSSLCRSMLLAVMSMALLGACSNSLGDVPDEPTNLPRKVNVVVQEVSPTELRDVVVLPGTAEPWLSVDLAAETAGRVEKLSVREGDRVTPGQILAQIEVTALAAGRARAQAAFDLFEEQLRRRERLYKDNIISEEELDQVRSGKVQAREELRQAEIEYGRGLVRAPGAGRVNNMRTEVGEFVDRGQGIIELVDIDKIKVQVQVPEMDVRFLNVEQPAAVIVDAFSEQTFSGIVDFIAYRADPATRTFRTQVVVENPDGTIRPGMIARVMFVRQVIPDAVTIPLSAMIDRGGERLVYVEEDGVARARNVSIGVIERDRIQITRGLEPGDRLIVAGHREVEEGTAVVVQ
- a CDS encoding energy-coupling factor transporter transmembrane component T family protein; the encoded protein is MISEPFSQGQSLLHRMDARIKILSMGLCLTSVSAVQGHAAALSALLFGAGLVFIARLQISSVLLRLAPANIFFLVLGLVLGLTYPGESLDYFSRLSHDGLSLALRIFLKGNALLLIFMALACTSSVPVLAQALQGLGLPRKLTLLLAFTFRQIFLVIEEFQRLHRTVLARGFHPRCTLHTYQTYAVLFGQTLIRSLARAERIHSAMLLRGFSGHFRPLFAPPWNRADVYPALGLCVPPLLISLHDRWPW
- a CDS encoding energy-coupling factor ABC transporter ATP-binding protein; protein product: MSATPLLALQGASVQYPQGSQPVLKDIDFALLPGERVGLMGPNGSGKTTLLLSLVGLVPLRKGALLLQGQPVRTSSDLARLRRLAGFVFQNPDDQLFSPTVLEDVAFGPLNQGLSQTEARNAALAMLDSLNLSHLAHRQPHTLSGGQKRLVCLATVLVMQPQALLLDEPTNDLDTISRELFLQALQTTPCAMIIASHDQQLLGALTSRRFALG